The DNA region TCTTCACCAAAAGCCTCTAAATATTCATCTGTTGAGAGCAGCGCATCAACAAAGCCCTGGATCCCTTTAGTTGCCAGCACAATTGACCAAGATAATTTCTCTTGCTCGTTATAAACAGCTCGACCCAACACCCGCTGGATACAGATCTCTGCAAAACGATAGTTACTATTGGTATCGAAATTTAGGTGGCGAAATGAATCTGATAAAAGGAGACAACGAATAAAATCACGCATCGTAATTTGCCGATTACGTAGCTGCGATTCGAGTTCCCTTTGTCTAGTGATTTTGAGCAGTTGTTGCTCGTTGAAAATTTGACGATAAGCAACCCGAATCATGTTGTCCAGTTCTGCATTGGAGGGTGAGGTTTCGAGTGTGTATTGGATCGGCTGTTCTTCGCCGCACTGCTTATCAAAACTTTTGACCCTGTGATTTCGACTTGTGGGATTGTATGCCAGTGTAGGAATAGTCATGGGAAAAATGTGAATGTCTAAAAAGTTCAAGTAAAAGAAAGTGGCTGTAGAGACAAAGTTGCCTCTGCCTCTACGACCAAATGGATTGGCAAAACTTAAAAACTATAAAAAATGAAACGTGGCTTAAACGAGTCCTGCACGGACAATTTCCATCAGTACAAATCCTGCAAAGATTGCGCCGCCAACGCCACCAACCAGGAAGCCTGAGGTAAAGAAGCTCCAGCCTTTATAGTTCTGGAGATTTTCTGGCAAGACTCCTATTGGTGCTTCGCGCTCTTGGAACATCGCCATTCCGTAGAGGAATAGACCGAAGCTCAAAATCACAACGAGGGCGATCGCACTACCTTCTCCAGCGATAAAGGCCTGATCACTATCACGCAATGGGCCTAACTTGAGGAAAGGGCCGAGCAAAAAGTAACCGTGAGCCATGCCAATTTCGAGACCTCTGACAATCGGTGCAAGGCCATCACGATAGATTGGTAGATTTTTAATCCAAGTTTTAGTCAGGGGACTAGCCGTAATCGGTGTATCGAATGTGCCGAGCTGTGGGTCATTTTGAGGAGGCAATACAAGGCCTTCAAGCACAGTGGCATCACCGCTAAATTGCCGATCACCATAGAGTGCATCGGGATTAAAGCTCATTTTGCTAAAGCTGTAACCTGCGGCGATCGCCCGAGAACGAAGACCATGCCAGAAGTGACCCGCCATCAGCAAACAAGCAAAAATCAATTGGAACAGCATTAACCAAGTTCGGGGTGTAATGATGCCGTGGGCTGTGGTTGTACCGACGGGACCATAAAAAACTTCAGGGAAAACAGTGTCATTCACCCACACAAAATAAGCTGCGAAAAATCCCATGTAGGCGATCGCCGCTTGACTATAGGCGAGGTATGCTTCTCCAGACCAGACAAATAAACCTTTTGCCCATTTTGTTGGCTCGGTTTGAATATGCCAGAGACCACCGACAACACAGATCGCACCGATCCAGACATGTCCACCGACAACATCCTCAAGGTTATTAACCGCAGCCATTCCCTGGAGTGTCCAACCATCAGGTGTAATACCAACGACATATCCAAAGATGCGTAGCGGATTAAAGGTTGGATCTGTCACTAACCGTACATCGGCGATCGCCGGATCATAGAGACCTCCGAATAGACTCGCCTTGAGGGCAAGGAATAATGCCCCAATACCTAACAGGACAAGGTGAATACCGAGAATACTGGTCATTTTTTGGCCATCTTCCCATTTGTAACCAAAGCCTTTAATATCAAGCTTCTCAGGCCCTAAAACAGCATGGTAAATACCACCTGCACCGAGAAAAGCAGAACTGATGAGATGAACTGCACCGATCACAAAATAAGGATAGGTATTCACAATGGCACCATCAGCACCCACACCAATACCCAATGCTGCGATGTGGGGCAACAACACAAAGCCCTGATCGTACATCGGCAAACTGGCATCGTAGCGAGACAGCTCAAAGAGTGTCATTGCCCCAGCCCACAAGACAATCAAACCAGCATGGGCCACATGGGCACCGAGGAGTTTACCGGAGAGATTTGCAAAGCGAAAATTCCCCGCCCACCAAGAATAAGGATCTTGAGAGGTTGCAACGAATGCATTCGGATCCGCTTTATCTGCCGTAAACCCGAGCGGCTGAAGCGGATTTTTATCAATTGTTGTTGTCATAATTAAGCAGCCTTTCCACGAGTAGATTCGATCACACGACCTTCCTTAAAGCTGTAACCAGCTGCCCGGAGTGCATGGAAAATATGTCCCTGTAAGAAGAAGAAACCAAGCCAAAAATGAGCATTCGCCAACCAAACACGACTTGTATTGACGCCGTCAGGACTAAGGAATACCGGGAAGCGGTCAAAGTTAAGGGTTAATGTTGGGCCAAAAAATTCTGTGGGGAAAACAAGAGAATTAACTGAGACGAATAAGGTGGCAATGAATGCCATCAAACTGACTGCCCCAATGCTGTAAGAAAGATAAGCTTCACCGGACCATACAAATAGATTTTTTGTCCATGACAGTGGCTTTGATTTGATATGCCAGAAACCACCAGCAATCAAGGTCAAACCAAGAAGGATGTGACCACCAACAACATCTTCTAAGCTGTCAACGCCCGCTAACCAAAAGTTACCTTCTGTACCCAAGAAATATCCGAAGATTTTCGCTGGGCTTAGGGTTGGATCGGTGATGATGCGTACATTTTCAATGCTGGAGTCATACAAACCGCCAAAGAACATTGCTTTAGCCGCAAGCATAAAAGCACCAACGCCTAATAAAACAAGATGAATACCCAAAATAGTGGTCATCTTATCGGTATCGTCCCACTTATATCCGAAAAATCCAGAAGTTCTTTCTAGCTTTTCGGGTCCTTTAAGAGCATGAAAAATTCCGCCAGCACCGAGGAATGCAGAGCTAATGAGGTGAATTGCACCAATGACAAAGTAGGGATAGGTATCCGTCACCATACCGCCTTCGCCAACTCCAATACCCAATCTTGCGAGGTTCGGCAGGACAATCAAACCTTGCTCAAACATTGACTGGGATGTATCAAAATTACTGAGCTCGAACAATGTGATTGCGCCTGCCCAAAGCACGATAAGACCAGCATGGGCCACATGGGCACCAAGTAATTTACCGGAAAGATCGACTAGCCGTGCATTTCCGGCTCGCCATGGAATTTGTGAGTTAATACTGTCTGCGGCGATCGCCATGACAGAGTCCTCCTTTCATATAGAAAATTTGTAAAAACTGGATGTGATGGAATGCTGCTAGAAATAGCCCAACATTCAACTCATTGGTTGAAAAACCTTGCACTTAATTCGAACTAGTGACGGTGCTAGGCTGCCGATCTGCTGCGAAATCAAAGAATGTGCCTTGAGGCTCACCTTGCTTTTCACATATGGCCCGATATGCATGCCATAAATGTCCGAGCAATGCCAGAAATCCAAAGGCTGCATGGACACTAGATAAAGCGGCTCGAGTTGAGGCGATCGCATCTACTTCGCCATAAAATATGCTTGGGTAAGCAACTTCATTCACGGAAACAAACACTGCAACACTGAATCCGGCGATCGCCAAAGCGCCCAAGCTATAAGACAAATAAGCCTCACCAGACCAAACTAATCTTTCCTTTGCCCAAGCGAATGGCTCAGTGACGATGTGAAAAATACCACCACCAATGCAGAGAACACTGACCCAGACATGGCCACCGATCACATCTTCGAGATTATTGACGCTCGCTAAACCAGCAATATTCCAGCCAGTACCATCAAGACCAAACAAATACCCAAAAATACGTGCAGGATCTAAATTCGGATTAATGAGACGAACATCATTAACGAGCGGATCATAGATACCGCCAAAATGCGTTGCCTTCAGAACAAGTAACAAAGCACCAATGCCTAGCATTACCAAGTGAATGCCAAGAATTGACGTCATCTTGCCGCCATCTTTCCAGTCATATCCGAAAGCCTGTTCACTGAGTTTCTCAGGACCCAGAACCGCATGGTATAACCCGCCTGCTCCCAATACCGCAGAGCTGACAAGATGCAAAATAGCGATGACATAGTAGGGATAAGTATCAATGATCACCCTTTCAGCACCAACCCCAAAACCTAACGTAGCGAGGTGAGGTAACAAAATTAGATTTTGCTCAAACATTGGCACTGTCGGGTCGAAGCGAGACAGTTCAAACAGTGTCATTGCCCCTGCCCACAGCACAATTAAACCTGCATGAGCAACGTGTGCCCCTAATAAACGACCAGAGAGATCTTTAAATTGGTCATTACCTGAGAACAAAGAAATCTGTGTCTCAGATGTTTCCCTAAAAGACCAGCCCAGCGATCGCATAAAGGGATTCCAGAAGAGTCCATTTACAGCCATATCAGCTCCTTATAGTCAAAGCCCAAAACATCACAAAACTCAAATGGCTTTGTGCATTCCACTGTGAGCAGAACATAGTCTCAGACTCTTTATTGACCTTTATTTTCAATAAAGTGATCTCACAATACATCAGAATCTTTCGCATTAAGAAAAACATTAACTTATATTGAGAGCTTTTTGGGAGCGGGGCTTACTTTGCTCTGTTGGAGGTTTTGTGCGAAAAGGAATGGGCGGGATTGTCTTGAAAATCTTATTTAGAAAGAGATTTAGAGTATAGAGGGAAAAAGATTGGCACCCGTGTATATCAGGAAATAGAATTGGTAACCAATAAATGTTTGCGTCTGAAATAGTTTGAATTCAGTATCTCTATCAAGAAATCGGATATTAATATAATAATATTTCTCACTTAAGAGCTTTTATTTGGCTTTGTAATGCGATAGATTAGCAAATGATTTCTAGATGCTCATCATGGTGCTCTTAATCTTGGTTAGGGGTACCATTCCTTTAGCGAGTTCTCGTATTCTTTTGCTATTGATTAGTTCAATGTTCTTCAGCACTAATGTCGTAGTGAGTGCTATTTTCGGTTAAACAATTTTTATTTCAAGCTGTCACCTGTTATCTGGCGATCGCCATAGTGCTTGATCTGGTTTTTGAAAAAATATCGAAAAAGCAAAAACCCCCATCGTTACGGATGAGGGTTCTTGCTTAGCAAAAGTATTCTATTGTCTTTTCAGAGCAATCAAATTAATTTGCATTTCAACTAAGCCTTTCGACTAGATTAAATCCTTGCGGATATTAACCGTTGATAGCGGGAGCTTGAAGAGCAACAGGAGCTTGCTCGCCAGCAGCCAAATCGAGAGGGAAGTTGTGAGCGTTACGCTCGTGCATTACTTCAAAACCGAGGTTTGCACGGTTAAGAATGTCAGCCCAAGTGTTGATTACACGACCTTGGCTGTCAAGAACAGACTGGTTGAAGTTGAAACCATTGAGGTTGAATGCCATGGTGGATACACCAAGAGCAGTGAACCAGATTCCAACTACAGGCCATGCACCAAGCAAGAAGTGCAAGGAGCGGCTGTTGTTGAAGGAAGCGTATTGGAAGATCAAACGACCGAAGTAGCCGTGAGCTGCAACGATGTTGTAAGTCTCTTCCTCTTGACCAAACTTGTAACCGTAGTTCAAGGACTCAGTCTCAGTTGTTTCACGAACGAGAGAAGAAGTAACGAGAGAACCGTGCATAGCGGAGAACAAAGAACCACCAAAGACACCAGCCACACCGAGCATGTGGAAGGGGTGCATGAGGATGTTGTGCTCAGCTTGGAATACGATCATGAAGTTGAACGTACCAGAGATACCCAAAGGCATACCATCAGAGAAAGAACCCTGACCGATGGGGTAAATCATGAAGACTGCAGTTGCAGCTGCTACGGGAGCAGAGAAAGCAACACAGATCCAAGGACGCATACCGAGACGGTAGGAAAGTTCCCACTCACGACCCATGTAGCAGAAAACGCCAATGAGGAAGTGGAAGATTACCAACTGGTAAGGGCCACCGTTGTACAACCACTCATCAAGAGAAGCAGCTTCCCAGATGGGGTAGAAGTGGAGACCAATTGCGTTAGAAGAAGGAACAACAGCACCAGAGACGATGTTGTTACCGTAAAGAAGAGAACCTGCTACGGGCTCACGAATACCGTCGATGTCAACGGGAGGAGCTGCGATGAACGCAATGATGAAGCAAGTTGTTGCAGTGAGAAGAGTAGGGATCATGAGAACGCCGAACCAACCGACATAAATGCGGTTCTCGGTGCTAGTGATCCACTGACAGAACTTCTCCCACAAAGAAGCATTGCTGCTTTGCTGGATAGTAGTAGTCATATGTTTATGATTGCTATGAAATTTTCAAGGTACGTTCCGAATAAATTCAGAACTGTTTTTTATGTATGTGGTTATGTTAACGAAAATATTTAGTTTTGTAAAGCTGTTCTCATAAGGCTTTAGATTTGCTTTGGATTTGAGATGGTTCTCTTGATTTACCAAGGGTTTCCGATGATTACGAAAGAGCTCCAATAGTAGGGGTGAGTCAGTTGGCGATCGCCGAATTCCTTTAGTTCGTCAGTGAGTGGGAAAGATTGATTTGAAGTGACTAACTCCCCGGCTTTAAGCTGCACATCACCCCGCAGCATTGCCAGTTGGGTCTGCCGTAATGCCTCTGACTTAATCGGTGCTTCCTGTAACTGCTGATAGAAATCTGCGATCAATCCCAACGTGCCCTCGTCGGAGATGTACCATAGGCTTCCCAGCGACGATTTCACTCCTGCCATCACCGCTAAGCCTGCGAAACCTAACTCTGCTTCATAATCACCAATGGCTGTTTTACAGGCGCTAAGTACCATCATTTCTACAGGTGGCTTATGGAGCCCTAATTCTCGCAATTCGTTAAGTCCTAATTTTTGGTCTCCAAATTGAATGTATGAATTATTGGGTAAACCTTGCTTAAATTCACCATGAGTTGCGAGATGGAGAAGGCGATACGGGATTTCATTACGAATGGTTTTGAGATTGTCAATGGAAAAGCCGTCATTGAGATATGATTGCCCTTCCCAAAGCACGTCACTCACGATATTGAGTTCGAGCGGGACAGCTGGTAGAGGGCTCGCATCGGCAAATTCACTAGCTCCCATAGCAAGAATGTCTAGATTGCGGACATCTGTATATTCCAGATTAGTAAGCATCAAAGATGGCATTAGAGACAAACTATAGTCTTCAACCAAAAAGTTTGTGCCATCATTCAATACAGCCCAAGGAAGTGATCGCAGTCCATGATCGACGGACAACGCAATATGCTCGATATTTAAACGTTCTAAATCAGCTTGCAGAGGCTCGATGAGTAATTGATAAAGTTTTTGAGAGGGTTTCCAAATCTGAGATGCTGGCAAACGTTGGTTGGAAACGGCTCGATGTAATTTTGCTACTAGACGATAAACTTCTTCTCTTGTGGCATCGACACGAAAGACCAATGGTTCTCCTTCAGTAGGCGTCAAGATTAGTTGGAGTTGATCCTTGTTTTTGAGTTCGCCTTTCGTGGGGATGAAAATAGCGTGGATAATTGCTGGCGTTATACCTGTTGAATCTTGGACTTTTCTGAATTGAGCTTGGGCTTCTGCAATGGATAATCCCTCATCGTCATCATCGTCATCATCTGCTGTCTTGGCCGCAGTGGATAATTCTTCCTCATCTATTGCGTTGGATGAGGTCCCTGATTGTTGTAAATCAATGCCGCTATAACCAGAAGGATTGCTCGCGTTTGGTGAAGTTTCGTCATTCAGTGAAGTTTTGCCAGAGCTGCTTTCTGTGATTTCCTCATTGGCAGTTGAGGCTATGGTGCTATTGCTTTCTGAGTGATACTCTTCTGCCGGTGTGTTGGTTGCAGCATTAGCCTGAGTGGTGCCATCAGTAATTGTATTCGGGTCATTAGTAAATCCATTAGACTGAGTCGAGGCAGAGGATGAAGAATCTGTTGTTGCAATACTGTTGGTGATCGCCCCTCCATTACTAATCGTATTACTGGAGGTCGGTGTAGAAGAATTATTGGCGATCGCCCCAGAACCATTATTGGTATTATTCGTCGCAATATTTGATGTTTGCGCTGTGGCAGTTTTACCCGAGGCAAAATAATTATTAAAAGCACTAGTGAAAAAATTATCGGCTCGTTCCGCAATCACTGATGAATTCTCTTGAATCTTGACTTTTGACAGAGGAACGAAGACTATTGCATCTTGAAAAGTCGGATCAACTCCTTCTTGAATTTTAGAAATAGAATCATCTAAATCCAGGGTGATATTCGAGAAATCAAAACTTAGGACAGGGTTTGTGACTAAGGGTGTTGAGATTAAAGGTGGTGTAGTTGGTTGAGGAGTGGCAGAGGAAGTTGTGCTCAAGATCAAATCCCCTCTTGTTATCGAGGATAGAAATGATTCCGAAAGCAAAAAACTAAAAGCACCGCTGCTAATTATTCCTGCTGTGCCATTGGTACTTGAATTCCCAATTTCAAAGGGAATCACTCCTTGGCCACCATGCCTGATAGTGACTGAACCATTACCTAAACTACCGATGGTTGCAATACTTGCAGGCTGTCCATTCTGATCTATAAATGTCCCAGTTGCGCGAAAATATTGTCCTGCCGTGATGTCCACTGTGCCCCCAATTCCACCACTTCCCCCTTGGGCATCGATATAAGCAACTTCTACATCTCCTATTGGATCAATAAAAACATTTCCCCCATTACCAGTAGTGCCATTCGTATTAATGGTTCCTGTTGTGACGGCTTCTTGCGCAATGAGCGATACGTTGCCTCCTTTGCCACTGGAGGTATTCAGAGTTCCAGCGATTACTTCCCCAAGACTACTTGTGAGATTGATGTTTCCACCTGCCGTCGTAATACTATTAACTGCTAGGTTATTGGTCGCACTAATATCGACATTCCCTCCGGCAGTAATAACGGAATCCACAGAACTCGTATCACTAAAGTTGAGATTAATATTTCCGAATGTACTTTGAAGGTTGCCATCACCCGAAAGCGTTTCTCCCGAAAGATTCATTACGCTATTACCAGTATCGAGTGTCACCCCGGAAGCAATAGTTAAGTCTCCACTACCGGCATCGCGAGAGGTTAGTAGAGCATTCGGATCATTTGCGGTTAATGTGAGACTGCCATTGTCCGTAAAAATATTGGCGTTAATGATGATACTGCGGCCAGCTTGAAAGGTAAGAGCCCCACCGTCACCAACGGGATTATTGCTGATGATTGATTCATTAATGGAGATGTCGTTGTTTGCCTGGAGGGAAAAGGCGGTGCCAGTGTTTGTGACATTGGTAATTAGATCGGCATCAAAGGTGAAACTACCGTCTGGATTATCGTTAAAAAGAGTCGGAGTTGTATCTAAGCTATATAGGTAGGCTGCTCCGGAATCTACAGCTCCAACATCGTCCAAGATGGCGCCAATAAGGATATTGGTGCCATCTATCGCGACAGCTCGACCAAACAAATCTGCGTTTGCCGGGTTGGGATTATTAAAGGTTTGTAGTAAATTTCCACTAGCCCTATCAAACAGATAGGCAGAGCCTGTATCCGTAGCTCCGATATCGTCACGTTGGGAGCCAATAAGAATGTTGTCCCCATCAATATCTAGGGTGATACCAAAATTATCTTCAAAGGCGGGATTTGGATTGTTGTATGTCTGCAACAAATTACCATTCGTATCAAATAAGTAAGCGATTCCAGCATCTATTGCATCTGTATCATCACGCCAAGCCGCAATGAGAAGATTATCTCCCTCTATAGCCAATGCGCGACCAAAATTGTCACTGGCATTGGGTGCTGGGTTTGGGTTGTTGTATGTGCGCAATAAACTGCCACTAGTATCAAAGAGGTAAGCCTGTCCTATATCGAATCCGAGAGTATCATCGGTTTCGGATGCCAAAAGAACATTTGTTCCACTTATTGATAACTGGCGACCAAAGTTATCAAATGCAGCTGGACTAGGGTTTGTATAGGTGCGTAATAGAGTTCCATCGATGTCAAAGAGTGCTACTTCGCCATCGTTGGTTCCTACATAAGAAAAAATTAAGACATTATCTCCATCTTTGGCTAAGCTAAATCCAAATTCATAGCCTCCAGGTATAGGATTATTGAAAGTTCTCTGTAGAACGCCGTTCGTATCAAACAAATAGACTGACCCGGCATCTACTGCTCCTGTGTCATCAGCTCGGGCTGAGATCAGAATATCGTTGTCTTCAATTGCTAGAGACTGACCAAAAAGATCACCATTAGCAGGTGTGGGATTGTTAAAAGTTTGAAGTAAAGTGCCATCAGTATTGAACAAATAGGCAGCCCCTGCATCTGGAGCTCCTGTGTCATCGAGATAAACACCGAGGAGAATATTATCGCCATCTAATGCGATGCCGAGACCTGCTTGATCATTGAAGGCAGGGTTAGGACTCGTAAATGTTTGCGCTAAACTCCACCCTTCCTGTGCAATTCCGCCATCGGTAATATCAATATTTTTCGGGTCGAGGAGTAAATTTCCGGCTTCTCCATTGGGTGCGGATGCATCGACTTCTCCAGCAAATGTTCCTCCTCCTAAGCCAGAAACTTCGACCAAACCACCATCACCGCTGATTGCTCCGCCCTTTGCTTCAATTGCTCCACCGAAGTTTGTGATGCCATCAGACCAGAGAACAACTTTACCTCCATCGCCATCAGTGAGTGCATTAGCTGTAATTTCAGAATTTAAGCCCACCGTGGTAGTAGATGACCGCTGTAAATCTCCTGAGCCTTGGTAATCTCCACCGATTAGAATTTCTCCGCCATCTGTTGCACCATCAGCGGTAATCTTTGCGCCAAAAATGCCGAGGCGATCGCCAGTGATTGTGACTTCCCCACCAGCTCCGTTTTCACCAGAAACATTAATTGTGCCCGATATGAGTTGATTGCCACTTTCGCCTACATTGAGGGATATTGAGCCACCACTGAAATTCCCTTTTGCAGAGAAACGACTATCAGCTGTAAATATAATGCTCTGCTCTGACTCAATAGATACAATACCGCCATCTCCTTCGGTACCATCCGCTAATATTTCACCCCCTGCACTATTCGAGAAATATTGCGTCTGAATATCAACTGTGCCGCCATTAGTACCATTGACATTGATGACATTTCGATTGAGAAGTGTTCTGCCATCAATGTTTATTGTCTGACCTTGGAGAGTGCCGTCGTTAGTGATTAATCCCGGTGCATTGAGTAGCGCCAATTCTCCATCAGCACCATTGACGAGATAGTCTTGTTGCTGAGTGCTGGAAGTCAACAACTCCGGCAAATCTGCTGCTGTGATGGGTAATAGCAGACCTGCACTATCGCGAGGGGGTTCAACTTCCAAAGTCAGAATATTGTGGGGTTGCGTAATTCGAACAGTATTTTGACCTTCAACACCGACAATGTTCACGAACCCCGATGCACTGGTGATTCGTCCTTGATTATTTACAGAACCTGCCACTAAACTCAGGTTTGACTCTCTCGTCACTGATAGATTGCCAGTATTAATAATTGGCGCTGATTGCTCTAAATCGAAGGCAAGTTGTGTAGGAGAACCATTGAGAAACTCATACTCAACATTTCCAAAGGCATTGAGCCACTGATCTTCTCCAAACCCAATTCCCGTTGCTGTCGTTGCAGTAAAATCGCCGCCAACATTAAGACTAGCGTTGCCTCCAAAAATGATTCCGGCGGGATTAAGTAAATAAAGGTTGGCGTTGCTCCCTGAAACTTGTAGCAAGCCATCAATAAATGAGGTTTCACCACCACTAATTCGTCCCAGAATATTGGCTATATCTGGCTGTGACAAGAAATTTGCAGTCTGCCCGGACTCTAATCCAAATCGCTCAAAATCATGAAATAAATTCTGACCATCCCCCGATAAAGTGCCACCGCCAATATCCCATTGATCACCAGATGAAATGACTGTCGTGCCAGTGCCTCCGTCTATGGCTGTGATCGGCTGTGATGCAGCAGGCAAACTAATGCCTAGACTAGTTAGCAAAATCAGGCATCGTAACTTTCTCGAATACTCCACAGTTTGGAATCTCCATAAGAGAAAAGGGATAACGTATGTTTCTGTTCCGCAATGACTAATAGTCCCGAGAAATCGATGCATTCTTCGGAAAGATTTGGCGAGGAAAATAAGTTTTCGATATTTTGCTGGAACTGATTTGTTGTAGACCACCCTAGGTCTTCTCTCAATAAGAGGAGTCTTCAGTTCTTATTGGGAATGGCTATGTATGATAATTCTACAATAATAAAGAAATTCTAAAGAAACTCTTTTTTCTCTATTATTTAGAGTCTATTTGTGTGCGGCTTTCGGGTGTGGAGATTACCAAGGATTTCCGATAATCACAAATGAGCTCCAGTAGTAGGGATGAGAAAGTTGGCGATCGCCCAAATCCTCAAGTTCTTCAGTTAGAGGAAAAGCTTGCTTTGAAGTGAGTAATTCGCCATCCTTTAGCTCAATTTCTCCGCGAATCATCGCTAGTTGGGTTTGGCGGAGAGCTTCGGATTTGATGGGTTGTTCCCGTAGTTGCTGATAGAAATCGGCAATCAAACCAAGGGTTCCTTCGTCAGAAACGTACCAGAGGCTGCCCATTGCAGCTTTTACTCCAGCCATCACCGCCAATCCTGCAAATCCAAGCTCTGCTTCGTAGTCGCCAATTGCTGTACGGCAAGCACTGAGCACCATAAGTTCGACTGGTGGTTTATGCAATCCTAATTCTCGCAACTCGTTTAAACCCAATTTTTGCTCCCCAAAACGGATAAAAGAGTCGCTGGGCAAGCCTTGTTTAAATTCGCCGTGAGTTGCTAAATGAACGAGACGATAGGGCACTTCACTGCGAATCA from [Leptolyngbya] sp. PCC 7376 includes:
- a CDS encoding phycobilisome rod-core linker polypeptide; translation: MTIPTLAYNPTSRNHRVKSFDKQCGEEQPIQYTLETSPSNAELDNMIRVAYRQIFNEQQLLKITRQRELESQLRNRQITMRDFIRCLLLSDSFRHLNFDTNSNYRFAEICIQRVLGRAVYNEQEKLSWSIVLATKGIQGFVDALLSTDEYLEAFGEDTIPYQRRRVLPQHESGELPFARMARYDSNHLDQLYLTGQLRPISRGPIDRSTEIYRRALVGVSAAATALLLTTVVLIISV
- a CDS encoding chlorophyll a/b binding light-harvesting protein; amino-acid sequence: MTTTIDKNPLQPLGFTADKADPNAFVATSQDPYSWWAGNFRFANLSGKLLGAHVAHAGLIVLWAGAMTLFELSRYDASLPMYDQGFVLLPHIAALGIGVGADGAIVNTYPYFVIGAVHLISSAFLGAGGIYHAVLGPEKLDIKGFGYKWEDGQKMTSILGIHLVLLGIGALFLALKASLFGGLYDPAIADVRLVTDPTFNPLRIFGYVVGITPDGWTLQGMAAVNNLEDVVGGHVWIGAICVVGGLWHIQTEPTKWAKGLFVWSGEAYLAYSQAAIAYMGFFAAYFVWVNDTVFPEVFYGPVGTTTAHGIITPRTWLMLFQLIFACLLMAGHFWHGLRSRAIAAGYSFSKMSFNPDALYGDRQFSGDATVLEGLVLPPQNDPQLGTFDTPITASPLTKTWIKNLPIYRDGLAPIVRGLEIGMAHGYFLLGPFLKLGPLRDSDQAFIAGEGSAIALVVILSFGLFLYGMAMFQEREAPIGVLPENLQNYKGWSFFTSGFLVGGVGGAIFAGFVLMEIVRAGLV
- a CDS encoding chlorophyll a/b binding light-harvesting protein, producing the protein MAIAADSINSQIPWRAGNARLVDLSGKLLGAHVAHAGLIVLWAGAITLFELSNFDTSQSMFEQGLIVLPNLARLGIGVGEGGMVTDTYPYFVIGAIHLISSAFLGAGGIFHALKGPEKLERTSGFFGYKWDDTDKMTTILGIHLVLLGVGAFMLAAKAMFFGGLYDSSIENVRIITDPTLSPAKIFGYFLGTEGNFWLAGVDSLEDVVGGHILLGLTLIAGGFWHIKSKPLSWTKNLFVWSGEAYLSYSIGAVSLMAFIATLFVSVNSLVFPTEFFGPTLTLNFDRFPVFLSPDGVNTSRVWLANAHFWLGFFFLQGHIFHALRAAGYSFKEGRVIESTRGKAA
- a CDS encoding chlorophyll a/b binding light-harvesting protein encodes the protein MAVNGLFWNPFMRSLGWSFRETSETQISLFSGNDQFKDLSGRLLGAHVAHAGLIVLWAGAMTLFELSRFDPTVPMFEQNLILLPHLATLGFGVGAERVIIDTYPYYVIAILHLVSSAVLGAGGLYHAVLGPEKLSEQAFGYDWKDGGKMTSILGIHLVMLGIGALLLVLKATHFGGIYDPLVNDVRLINPNLDPARIFGYLFGLDGTGWNIAGLASVNNLEDVIGGHVWVSVLCIGGGIFHIVTEPFAWAKERLVWSGEAYLSYSLGALAIAGFSVAVFVSVNEVAYPSIFYGEVDAIASTRAALSSVHAAFGFLALLGHLWHAYRAICEKQGEPQGTFFDFAADRQPSTVTSSN
- the psbA gene encoding photosystem II q(b) protein, yielding MTTTIQQSSNASLWEKFCQWITSTENRIYVGWFGVLMIPTLLTATTCFIIAFIAAPPVDIDGIREPVAGSLLYGNNIVSGAVVPSSNAIGLHFYPIWEAASLDEWLYNGGPYQLVIFHFLIGVFCYMGREWELSYRLGMRPWICVAFSAPVAAATAVFMIYPIGQGSFSDGMPLGISGTFNFMIVFQAEHNILMHPFHMLGVAGVFGGSLFSAMHGSLVTSSLVRETTETESLNYGYKFGQEEETYNIVAAHGYFGRLIFQYASFNNSRSLHFLLGAWPVVGIWFTALGVSTMAFNLNGFNFNQSVLDSQGRVINTWADILNRANLGFEVMHERNAHNFPLDLAAGEQAPVALQAPAING